One genomic window of Coregonus clupeaformis isolate EN_2021a chromosome 12, ASM2061545v1, whole genome shotgun sequence includes the following:
- the LOC121578602 gene encoding leucine-rich repeat-containing protein 3-like has translation MCPSGRTGCHGGARGRGMEITRREGSQGKGMGTGERRESGLEPSLGKRLGPSLGRDLGGSLGRGLQRGFGCWLFTLPFLLLLLPPPVFPQCPDSCHCVWESSMVLCTDAGLREFPQGLPPDTVTLHLERNYIRSLPEGAFRELTQLRELYLSHNHIKTLSSGALRHLSSELRLLDLSHNLLHQASREEFGSTLAKTRLYHNPWHCDCTLQELMETLYLEPETVNGIVCESSVRGSGEGSRWEDPDGAGEHSGQPLVKLLNSGVNFCSLQRKTTDVAMLVTMFVWFFMVIVYVVYYVRQNQAETRRHLEYLKSLPSPRKTPTETDTISTGF, from the exons ATGTGCCCCAGCGGGAGGACTGGATGTCATGGTGGTGCAcgtgggagagggatggagattaCTAGGAGAGAGGGTTCACAGGGGAAAGGGATGGGGACAGGGGAGCGGAGAGAGAGTGGGCTGGAGCCGAGCCTGGGGAAAAGGCTGGGACCAAGCCTGGGTAGAGACCTGGGGGGAAGTCTGGGTCGAGGCCTGCAGAGAGGGTTTGGATGCTGGTTGTTCACCCTGCctttcctgctcctcctcctcccccccccggTGTTCCCCCAATGCCCTGACAGCTGCCACTGTGTGTGGGAGAGCAGCATGGTGCTGTGTACGGACGCTGGGCTCCGTGAGTTCCCCCAGGGTCTTCCTCCGGACACCGTCACCCTCCACCTGGAGAGAAACTACATCCGCTCACTCCCCGAGGGCGCCTTCAG GGAGCTGACCCAGCTGAGGGAGCTGTACCTCTCCCACAACCACATCAAGACCCTCTCCTCCGGGGCCCTGCGACACCTGAGTTCCGAGCTCCGTCTCCTGGACCTCTCCCACAACTTGTTACACCAGGCCAGCCGGGAAGAGTTTGGTTCCACGCTGGCCAAGACGCGCCTCTACCACAACCCGTGGCACTGCGACTGTACCCTGCAGGAGCTGATGGAGACGTTATATCTAGAGCCGGAGACGGTCAATGGGATCGTGTGTGAGAGCTCGGTGAGGGGCTCCGGGGAGGGGAGTCGCTGGGAGGATCCAGATGGGGCAGGGGAGCACTCCGGTCAACCCCTGGTTAAGCTGCTTAACTCTGGGGTGAACTTCTGTAGTCTCCAGAGGAAGACCACGGATGTGGCCATGCTGGTGACCATGTTCGTGTGGTTCTTCATGGTCATTGTTTATGTGGTTTACTATGTGAGACAGAACCAGGCTGAGACCAGAAGACATCTGGAGTATCTGAAGAGTTTGCCCAGTCCGAGGAAAACACCCACGGAGACAGACACGATAAGCACTGGTTTCTga